A single Nostoc sp. PCC 7107 DNA region contains:
- the rimP gene encoding ribosome maturation factor RimP, whose translation MTHPLVPQIIDLATPVATELGLEVVGAVFHTNQRPPVLRIDIRNPQQDTGLEDCERMSRALEPCLDAAEIIPDAYVLEVSSPGISRQLVTDREFISFKGFPVIVTTSPPHDGQPEWNGQLIRRDETNIYLNQKGRVVEIPRSLITRVQLDERR comes from the coding sequence ATGACTCATCCGTTAGTCCCACAAATTATAGATTTGGCGACACCAGTAGCAACAGAACTGGGCTTAGAAGTCGTTGGCGCAGTTTTTCACACTAACCAACGTCCACCCGTATTGCGGATAGACATTCGCAATCCCCAGCAAGATACTGGTTTAGAGGATTGCGAAAGGATGAGCCGCGCTTTAGAACCCTGCTTAGATGCGGCGGAGATCATTCCAGATGCTTATGTTTTGGAAGTGTCTAGTCCAGGTATTTCGCGGCAATTGGTGACAGATAGAGAATTTATTTCCTTTAAAGGATTTCCTGTGATTGTCACCACTTCGCCACCCCACGACGGACAACCAGAGTGGAATGGTCAGTTGATTCGCCGGGATGAAACCAACATTTATTTAAATCAAAAAGGTCGGGTAGTAGAGATTCCCCGTTCTCTCATTACTAGGGTGCAACTAGACGAACGTCGGTAA
- the nusA gene encoding transcription termination factor NusA: MSMVSLPGLKELIESISRERNLPRLAVQAAIREALLKGYERYRRAQNLERKQFDEDYFDNFEVELDIDDEGFRVLSTKTIVEEVSNTDHQISLDEVQQVAPEAQLGDSVVLDVTPDQGEFGRMAAMQTKQVLAQKLRDQQRQMVQEEFQDLEGTVLQARVLRFERQSVILAVSSTFGQPEVEAELPKREQLPNDNYRANATFKVYLKKVSQGQQRGPQLLVSRADAGLVVYLFANEVPEIEDEVVRIVAVAREANPPSRYVGPRTKIAVDTLDRDVDPVGACIGARGSRIQVVVNELRGEKIDVIRWSPDPATYIANALSPARVDEVRLMDPETRQTHVLVAEDQLSLAIGKEGQNVRLAARLTGWKIDIKDKAKYDYAGEDTRFAAARAKAQLEQEQMELEEDDMELEDDDMELDEFEEQKQQELLDDSFDSRDEE, translated from the coding sequence ATGTCAATGGTTAGTCTACCAGGATTAAAAGAATTAATTGAAAGTATTAGTCGTGAGCGAAACTTACCTCGTTTAGCAGTTCAAGCGGCGATTAGAGAAGCACTGCTGAAAGGTTATGAACGTTATCGTCGCGCTCAAAATTTAGAACGCAAGCAATTTGATGAAGATTATTTTGATAACTTTGAAGTAGAACTAGATATTGATGACGAAGGATTTCGGGTTCTCTCCACAAAAACCATTGTTGAAGAAGTTAGTAACACCGACCATCAAATTTCTTTAGACGAAGTGCAACAAGTCGCCCCAGAAGCTCAATTAGGAGATTCTGTCGTTTTGGATGTCACCCCCGACCAAGGAGAATTCGGTCGGATGGCCGCCATGCAAACCAAGCAAGTCCTGGCGCAAAAATTACGAGATCAACAACGCCAGATGGTGCAGGAAGAGTTCCAAGATTTAGAAGGAACTGTACTGCAAGCCAGAGTTTTGCGATTTGAGAGACAATCGGTAATTTTGGCTGTTAGCAGTACCTTTGGTCAGCCAGAAGTCGAAGCCGAATTACCCAAGCGAGAACAGCTACCAAACGATAATTATCGAGCTAATGCCACCTTTAAGGTATATCTGAAGAAGGTTTCTCAAGGTCAACAAAGAGGGCCACAACTGTTAGTATCCCGTGCTGATGCTGGGTTAGTCGTTTATTTATTTGCCAACGAAGTCCCAGAAATTGAAGACGAAGTAGTGCGAATAGTCGCTGTAGCGCGAGAAGCTAATCCCCCATCTCGTTATGTCGGCCCCCGGACTAAAATCGCTGTAGATACCTTAGATCGGGATGTTGACCCCGTAGGTGCTTGTATTGGCGCACGGGGATCACGCATTCAAGTAGTAGTTAATGAGCTACGCGGCGAAAAAATTGACGTGATTCGCTGGTCTCCAGACCCAGCCACATATATTGCCAACGCGTTGAGTCCCGCTAGAGTCGATGAAGTCCGGCTAATGGATCCGGAAACGCGGCAAACTCACGTATTAGTAGCCGAAGACCAGCTGAGTTTGGCAATTGGCAAAGAAGGACAAAACGTTCGCCTCGCAGCCCGCCTGACTGGTTGGAAAATTGATATTAAAGATAAAGCTAAGTATGACTATGCAGGCGAAGATACCAGATTTGCCGCTGCTCGCGCTAAAGCTCAACTAGAGCAAGAACAGATGGAACTAGAGGAGGATGACATGGAACTAGAAGATGATGATATGGAATTAGATGAATTTGAGGAGCAAAAGCAACAAGAATTATTAGACGACTCTTTTGACTCCCGTGACGAAGAGTAA